From one Dyella sp. 2HG41-7 genomic stretch:
- a CDS encoding UDP-N-acetylmuramoyl-L-alanyl-D-glutamate--2,6-diaminopimelate ligase, which yields MSGQRLDHLLQGIAETNFVGPMLVSGLALDSRQVRSGDAFFALRGTRGHGIEFVRGAVQRGASVILAEAPQPVDLEDPGVPVLWIDGLHTFVGEIAARFFGRPSESMCVIGVTGTNGKTSTVQLLAQALEKLGHRAATIGTLGAGLHGQLREGDRTTPDAIAVQQLFAEFHRDGATHVAMEVSSHALEQGRVAATAFKVAAFTNLTRDHLDYHGSMEAYGAAKARLFAWSGLKAAVINVDDAFGRELIGTLAPGVRALRMSSAGHAGADITACDVETSAEGVAFKLRTPWGEKQVRSHLLGRFNVANLLTVIGCLGALGESFERIVDAIETLQPVNGRMNRIGGLHGLPLVVVDYAHTPDALEQALTALRAHCDARLICVFGCGGERDAGKRPQMGEIAERLADVAIVTDDNPRGEDGDAIVAQILAGMSSPQTATVQRDREVAIRAAIAMARTGDVVLIAGKGHETYQEGASGKRAFDDMAVARTVLEGHA from the coding sequence ATGAGTGGCCAACGCCTCGACCATCTGCTGCAGGGCATCGCCGAGACCAACTTCGTCGGGCCGATGCTCGTGTCCGGGCTTGCGCTCGATTCGCGCCAGGTGCGCAGCGGCGACGCGTTTTTCGCGTTGCGCGGTACGCGCGGACACGGCATCGAATTCGTGCGCGGCGCAGTACAACGTGGCGCCAGCGTGATTCTGGCCGAAGCGCCGCAGCCGGTAGATCTGGAAGACCCGGGCGTGCCGGTGCTTTGGATCGATGGCCTGCACACCTTCGTGGGCGAAATTGCCGCGCGCTTCTTCGGGCGTCCATCCGAATCGATGTGCGTGATCGGCGTAACCGGCACGAATGGCAAAACATCCACCGTGCAATTGCTGGCGCAGGCGCTGGAAAAACTCGGTCATCGCGCCGCGACCATCGGCACGCTGGGCGCAGGTCTGCATGGTCAGCTGCGCGAAGGCGACCGCACCACGCCGGATGCGATCGCCGTGCAGCAGCTCTTCGCCGAATTCCATCGCGACGGCGCTACGCATGTTGCGATGGAAGTTTCCTCGCACGCGCTCGAACAAGGACGCGTGGCGGCGACGGCTTTCAAGGTCGCCGCGTTCACCAATCTCACGCGCGATCATCTGGATTACCACGGCAGCATGGAAGCCTACGGCGCCGCCAAAGCGCGGCTGTTTGCATGGTCGGGGCTGAAAGCGGCCGTGATCAACGTGGATGATGCTTTTGGTCGTGAATTGATCGGCACGCTGGCGCCGGGCGTCCGAGCGTTGCGCATGAGCAGCGCTGGACATGCAGGCGCCGACATCACCGCCTGCGACGTTGAGACGTCGGCGGAAGGCGTTGCATTCAAGCTGCGCACGCCGTGGGGCGAGAAGCAAGTTCGCAGTCATCTGCTCGGTCGCTTTAACGTCGCGAATCTGTTGACGGTGATAGGTTGCCTCGGTGCGCTTGGCGAATCGTTCGAGCGCATCGTCGACGCCATCGAAACGCTGCAGCCGGTCAACGGCCGCATGAACCGCATCGGCGGTTTGCACGGGTTGCCGTTGGTCGTCGTCGACTACGCGCACACGCCGGATGCACTGGAACAGGCGCTCACCGCACTTCGCGCGCATTGCGACGCGCGATTGATCTGCGTGTTCGGGTGCGGCGGCGAGCGCGATGCGGGCAAGCGTCCGCAGATGGGCGAGATCGCCGAACGCCTGGCCGATGTCGCCATCGTTACCGACGACAATCCGCGCGGCGAAGATGGCGACGCGATCGTCGCGCAAATCCTCGCCGGCATGTCGTCGCCACAAACCGCCACCGTGCAGCGCGATCGCGAAGTCGCGATCCGCGCCGCCATCGCGATGGCCCGCACGGGAGATGTCGTATTGATCGCTGGCAAAGGCCATGAAACCTATCAAGAAGGCGCAAGCGGCAAGCGCGCGTTCGACGACATGGCCGTAGCTCGTACCGTCTTGGAGGGACACGCGTGA
- a CDS encoding penicillin-binding protein 2, whose protein sequence is MNRLQRPIAKSSARRQATGPTTRQRMLLVIGVLGVASLGLVARAFDLQVVRKQFYQDQGDARFLRVVPIPVSRGTIFDRNGEPLAVSTPMVSIVCVPSEVLDNADRIPALAQALGTTADDLKSYLEQRSDREFAYLRRQMSPDAAQAVLALSVPGVNGQREYKRYYPSGEVTAHVLGFTNVDDHGQEGLELAFDNWLSGKPGAKRVIRDRMGRIVEDVEQVHAPQPGQNLTLSIDRRIQFLAYSELKKQLQDLNADSGSMVILDVRTGEILAMVSLPTYNPNAVTGSQPAQRRNRTVTDVVEPGSTMKPFTMAAGLASGKYTPTAPLIDTGNGHWMFMGKDIRDVESGGNGMLTPTGVLTKSSNIGAAKIALSLDTKFLYDSYRAFGFGDSTGSGFPGESSGFLKVGHSWRPIEKATMGYGYGLNVTSLQLAAAYATLANGGIMHTPTFIKGGGDAGKQIISPRIARELVDMLETVTAPGGSATRAQIANYIVAGKTGTAHLASGGGYAKNSYNSLFAGIVPATDPVMVGVVVINNPKSSIYYGGLVSAPVFQSVMTGALRLMDVPPDNIGRWYVGGPLQAGGGLAGSVPQQNNQDDAGAAEMAEP, encoded by the coding sequence ATGAACCGGCTGCAGCGTCCCATCGCGAAATCCTCCGCGCGCCGCCAGGCGACGGGGCCGACCACGCGTCAGCGCATGTTGCTGGTGATCGGTGTGCTTGGGGTGGCGTCGCTGGGTTTGGTCGCGCGCGCGTTCGATCTGCAGGTGGTGCGCAAGCAGTTCTATCAGGATCAGGGCGATGCGCGTTTCTTGCGCGTGGTGCCTATTCCGGTGTCGCGCGGCACGATTTTCGACCGCAACGGTGAGCCGCTCGCCGTGTCCACGCCGATGGTGTCCATCGTGTGCGTGCCCTCCGAAGTGCTCGACAACGCCGATCGCATTCCCGCGCTGGCGCAGGCGCTGGGTACGACGGCGGACGATTTGAAGTCGTATCTCGAACAGCGTTCCGACCGCGAATTTGCTTATTTGCGCCGTCAGATGAGCCCGGATGCGGCACAAGCTGTGCTGGCGCTCAGTGTTCCCGGTGTCAACGGTCAGCGCGAATACAAGCGCTATTACCCTTCCGGCGAAGTTACTGCACACGTGCTCGGTTTCACCAATGTCGACGACCACGGTCAAGAAGGCTTGGAGCTGGCCTTCGACAACTGGCTGTCCGGTAAGCCGGGTGCGAAGCGCGTGATCCGTGACCGCATGGGCCGCATCGTGGAAGACGTCGAGCAGGTGCACGCGCCGCAGCCTGGTCAGAATCTTACGCTGAGCATCGACCGTCGCATTCAATTCCTTGCATACAGCGAACTGAAAAAGCAGTTGCAGGATCTCAACGCCGATTCCGGCTCGATGGTGATCCTGGATGTGCGCACCGGCGAAATTCTCGCCATGGTGAGCTTGCCCACCTACAACCCCAATGCGGTGACAGGCAGTCAACCGGCGCAACGCCGCAATCGCACCGTGACCGATGTCGTCGAGCCCGGTTCGACCATGAAGCCGTTCACCATGGCGGCCGGTCTTGCCAGCGGCAAGTACACGCCGACGGCGCCGTTGATCGACACCGGCAACGGCCACTGGATGTTCATGGGCAAGGACATCCGCGACGTGGAGTCCGGCGGCAACGGCATGCTGACGCCGACAGGCGTGCTGACTAAGTCGAGCAATATTGGCGCCGCGAAAATCGCGTTGTCGCTGGATACGAAATTCTTGTACGACTCGTATCGCGCGTTCGGTTTCGGCGACAGCACGGGCAGCGGTTTTCCGGGCGAATCCTCCGGTTTCCTCAAGGTCGGACACAGCTGGCGTCCGATCGAAAAAGCGACCATGGGTTACGGTTATGGCCTCAACGTTACGTCGCTGCAATTGGCCGCGGCGTACGCCACGCTTGCGAATGGCGGCATCATGCACACGCCCACCTTTATCAAAGGCGGCGGCGATGCAGGCAAGCAGATCATTTCGCCGCGCATTGCGCGTGAACTTGTCGACATGCTGGAAACGGTGACGGCGCCGGGCGGTTCGGCCACGCGCGCGCAGATCGCCAACTACATCGTCGCCGGTAAAACCGGTACGGCGCACTTGGCCTCGGGTGGCGGTTACGCCAAGAACAGTTACAACTCGCTGTTCGCCGGCATCGTCCCCGCGACCGATCCGGTGATGGTGGGCGTGGTGGTGATCAACAATCCCAAGTCCAGCATCTATTACGGCGGCCTGGTTTCCGCGCCGGTTTTTCAAAGCGTGATGACCGGCGCGCTGCGTCTGATGGATGTGCCTCCTGACAATATCGGCCGCTGGTACGTCGGCGGTCCCCTGCAAGCGGGCGGCGGATTGGCGGGCAGCGTGCCCCAGCAAAACAATCAGGACGATGCGGGCGCAGCGGAGATGGCCGAACCATGA
- the ftsL gene encoding cell division protein FtsL — protein MKAIGTFSLLLLLAAVMVSAIAVVWTRHQSRALFVQLSQMQSQRDALNIEFGQLELEQATWAEPRRIDSEARTKLGMFTPRPQDVQLVRP, from the coding sequence TTGAAGGCGATTGGCACCTTCTCGCTTCTTCTTCTGCTGGCTGCCGTCATGGTGAGTGCGATTGCCGTCGTTTGGACACGGCATCAAAGTCGCGCGCTGTTTGTGCAGCTTTCGCAGATGCAGAGCCAGCGCGATGCGTTGAATATCGAATTCGGCCAGCTCGAACTGGAGCAGGCCACCTGGGCCGAGCCGCGTCGCATCGATAGCGAGGCGCGCACCAAACTTGGCATGTTTACGCCGCGTCCGCAGGACGTGCAGTTGGTGCGGCCATGA
- the rsmH gene encoding 16S rRNA (cytosine(1402)-N(4))-methyltransferase RsmH — protein sequence MADPLLHIPVMLNEAVEGLAVREGGRYLDGTFGRGGHARAVLSRLGSDGRLLLMDRDPQAIATAQKEFAADSRVAIRHGNFSTMAEWDETSPGLDGVLLDLGVSSPQLDEAARGFSFMADAPLDMRMDPTQGESAADFLNTADEREIADVLWIYGEERFSRKIARIIVERRNESPITRTGELAALVERAIGRREPGKHPATRTFQALRIRVNGELEALQRGLDAALDRLKPGGRLSVISFHSLEDRIVKLFIRDHSGRVQGSRRGPPVAAAPARLTAIGKAQFPSDAEQTANVRSRSAVLRVAEKMPEEGRA from the coding sequence ATGGCCGATCCGTTGCTGCACATCCCGGTGATGCTGAATGAAGCGGTGGAGGGTCTCGCCGTGCGGGAAGGCGGGCGTTATCTCGATGGCACGTTCGGACGCGGCGGTCACGCCCGCGCTGTGCTGTCGCGCCTGGGTTCCGACGGTCGACTGCTGCTGATGGATCGCGATCCGCAAGCCATCGCCACCGCGCAAAAGGAATTCGCCGCCGATTCGCGCGTGGCGATTCGCCACGGCAATTTCTCCACGATGGCCGAATGGGACGAAACGTCGCCGGGGCTGGATGGCGTGTTGCTCGATCTGGGCGTGTCGTCGCCGCAGTTGGATGAAGCCGCGCGCGGCTTCAGCTTTATGGCCGATGCGCCTCTCGATATGCGCATGGACCCTACCCAGGGCGAAAGCGCGGCGGATTTTCTCAACACCGCCGACGAGCGCGAGATCGCCGATGTGCTGTGGATCTATGGCGAGGAACGTTTCAGCCGCAAGATTGCCCGCATCATTGTCGAGCGTCGCAATGAGTCGCCGATCACCCGAACGGGCGAATTGGCGGCCTTGGTCGAGCGCGCCATCGGTCGTCGCGAACCGGGCAAGCATCCGGCCACGCGCACGTTTCAGGCGCTGCGCATTCGCGTCAACGGCGAATTGGAAGCGTTGCAGCGCGGACTCGACGCTGCGCTCGATCGCCTCAAGCCGGGTGGTCGCTTGTCGGTGATCAGCTTCCATTCGTTGGAAGACCGCATCGTGAAATTGTTTATCCGCGACCATTCCGGTCGCGTGCAGGGCAGTCGCCGCGGCCCGCCGGTGGCGGCGGCGCCGGCGCGATTGACAGCCATCGGCAAGGCGCAGTTTCCTTCCGACGCCGAGCAGACCGCGAATGTGCGCTCGCGTTCGGCGGTGCTGCGCGTTGCGGAAAAAATGCCAGAGGAGGGCCGCGCTTGA